In the Mycobacteriales bacterium genome, one interval contains:
- a CDS encoding type II toxin-antitoxin system VapC family toxin: MAIVYFDSSAFVKLVVEEDGSELAAALWDGCDAAVSSRLAYPEVRAALAAAGRLGRLAAKAQRDAEQGWEEFWAATRPVELTERVTRHAGDIAREHALRGADAVHLASALALESPTLVLAVWDGPLRSGARAAGIRIAPASDPGA, from the coding sequence GTGGCGATCGTCTATTTCGACAGCAGCGCGTTCGTCAAACTCGTCGTCGAGGAGGACGGCAGCGAACTGGCCGCCGCGCTCTGGGACGGATGCGACGCCGCCGTCTCCAGCCGGCTGGCGTATCCCGAGGTTCGCGCTGCGCTCGCCGCCGCCGGTCGCCTCGGCCGACTGGCTGCCAAGGCTCAGCGTGATGCGGAGCAGGGCTGGGAGGAGTTCTGGGCGGCGACGCGTCCGGTGGAGCTCACGGAACGCGTGACACGCCACGCCGGCGACATCGCGCGCGAACATGCACTCCGCGGGGCGGACGCCGTGCACCTTGCCAGCGCCCTGGCACTCGAATCCCCGACCCTCGTCCTGGCCGTCTGGGATGGTCCGTTGCGCTCCGGCGCCCGAGCCGCTGGCATACGGATCGCCCCTGCATCCGACCCGGGCGCCTAG
- a CDS encoding CocE/NonD family hydrolase C-terminal non-catalytic domain-containing protein yields the protein MTGVPGAREGLCGAAAVLDHKVGMMGISYGAISQLFTAQTHPPALEAISPLSTIDATATTLYPGGVLNTGFAVAWANQRQQEAEPAGPNGGQAWAYQRIQQGDQTCKQNQVLHGEAENLPATIRANAHYRPAVADPLDPITFVHKINVPVFMACQWEDEQTGGHCPDLASHFTGTKQKWFTFTNGAHIDSLDPYTYSRWYDFLELFVAHQAPLLNAAVTDAAAPDIYQQAMGLPSNDVVTMPLDPIQRIPTYPAALAAFEKLPEVRVLFDNGAGRSPSDTFTAGNPYPAFEQSFSQFPIPGTIARRWYLGPNGTLTEKRPASHGVDWYNSNAHALPLTDFGNNTGGGGLWGDAAQWQWNWRQNPSGTAVSYLTAPLKANTTVIGAGAVDLWVRSSTPDVDLQATVSEVDPGGRETFVQNGWIRASERQLATGPNTFLAQPSTPLAPVPSMLASDVRPMPENRFVEVVIPLYYEGHVYRAGTRIRVTIAAPNGTQPIWSFSQTEPNGTARVSIALSPNMPSSLILPVVPGVSVPTGIPPCPSLRNEACRTYAPLVNRTATD from the coding sequence TTGACCGGAGTTCCCGGTGCTCGTGAAGGACTCTGCGGAGCTGCGGCGGTCCTCGACCACAAGGTCGGGATGATGGGCATCTCCTACGGAGCGATCAGCCAGCTGTTCACCGCGCAGACCCACCCGCCGGCGCTCGAGGCGATCTCGCCGCTCTCCACGATCGACGCGACGGCCACGACGCTCTACCCCGGTGGCGTCCTCAATACCGGATTCGCCGTCGCCTGGGCGAACCAGCGGCAGCAGGAGGCGGAGCCGGCCGGGCCCAACGGCGGACAGGCGTGGGCGTACCAGCGGATACAGCAAGGCGACCAGACGTGCAAGCAGAACCAGGTCCTGCACGGTGAGGCCGAGAACCTTCCGGCGACGATCCGGGCGAACGCGCATTACCGCCCCGCGGTCGCCGACCCGCTCGACCCGATCACGTTCGTCCACAAGATCAATGTGCCGGTGTTCATGGCGTGCCAGTGGGAGGACGAACAGACCGGCGGTCACTGCCCCGACCTCGCCTCGCATTTCACCGGGACCAAGCAAAAGTGGTTCACCTTCACGAACGGCGCACACATCGACTCACTCGACCCATACACCTATTCCCGTTGGTACGACTTCCTCGAGCTATTCGTCGCCCATCAAGCGCCGTTGCTCAACGCCGCCGTAACCGATGCCGCCGCTCCGGACATCTACCAGCAGGCGATGGGGCTTCCGAGCAACGACGTGGTCACGATGCCGCTCGACCCGATCCAAAGGATCCCGACGTACCCGGCTGCGTTGGCGGCCTTCGAGAAGTTGCCCGAGGTACGCGTACTGTTCGACAACGGCGCAGGCAGGTCGCCCTCAGACACGTTCACGGCAGGCAACCCGTACCCGGCCTTCGAGCAGTCGTTCTCGCAGTTTCCGATCCCGGGCACCATCGCTCGTCGCTGGTACCTAGGGCCGAACGGGACCCTCACCGAGAAGCGGCCTGCCAGCCACGGAGTCGACTGGTACAACTCCAACGCCCATGCGCTGCCGTTGACCGACTTCGGCAACAACACCGGCGGTGGGGGGCTGTGGGGCGACGCGGCCCAGTGGCAATGGAATTGGCGCCAAAACCCGTCCGGAACCGCGGTGTCCTACCTGACCGCGCCACTGAAGGCCAACACCACCGTTATCGGCGCCGGGGCCGTGGACCTCTGGGTCCGCTCCTCGACGCCGGACGTCGACCTGCAAGCCACGGTCAGCGAGGTTGATCCCGGCGGTCGCGAGACTTTCGTCCAGAACGGGTGGATCCGCGCCAGCGAGCGCCAACTGGCGACCGGACCGAACACATTCCTCGCCCAGCCGAGCACGCCGCTCGCTCCCGTTCCGAGCATGCTGGCCTCCGACGTGCGACCGATGCCCGAAAACCGGTTCGTGGAGGTCGTGATCCCGCTCTACTACGAAGGCCACGTGTACCGCGCTGGGACCCGGATCCGCGTGACGATCGCCGCCCCCAACGGCACCCAGCCAATCTGGTCATTCAGCCAGACCGAGCCAAACGGCACCGCGCGAGTCTCGATCGCCCTTTCCCCGAACATGCCGTCGAGCCTGATCCTGCCGGTCGTCCCGGGGGTGTCCGTTCCGACCGGCATCCCACCGTGTCCAAGCCTGCGAAACGAGGCATGCCGAACCTACGCGCCGCTCGTGAACCGCACCGCAACGGATTGA
- a CDS encoding serine hydrolase: protein MTDVQALRDMIEAERVRFDVPGVAVAVVVDDELVLAEGFGVRDRETGAPVTPQTLFPIASDTKCFTAAMLCSLADEGVLDLDAPVRSYIPWFAMNDPHASELVSTRDLLSHRTGLPRHDFVWYGETDLDLEDVVRALPHLASNKQLRQAWQYNNLAYSTAGYLTEQLTGQAWVQAVRTRLLEPLGMKSTVFSARAAADGDYAFPYNKVAGELTRQVLPADSKLGPPGGIVSNVEDLSRWVLARLGKEVEGARPLSDTALTQLHSPAMVGGVGGIEFSERQPMGYALGCQVESYRGHRIVRHGGNLVGYSSDVCIAPDLGAAVVVLTNMHGTALRDAVPLMVLDHVLGIDPVAWGERYHTLMTAMLEGKAAATEHRAEAALGRPPTRRLDEFAGRYHHPAYGTLTLTAAGDRLAVDFHGLADRISVSHRDRDVWDLNLLEFELSVPLVFRTGSDAEVTGLSIPIEPLVDPVAFTKSAPPVSPGLLERISGSYTFGPLTAQVRVVEGNIEVSIPGAPKLPLAPLGGNAFRSPAMSTVRAEFERAEDGAVTRLVIEPIGIFTKDDRTQ, encoded by the coding sequence GTGACCGACGTCCAGGCACTGCGCGACATGATCGAAGCCGAGCGGGTGCGTTTCGACGTGCCCGGAGTTGCCGTCGCGGTCGTCGTCGACGATGAGCTCGTGCTCGCCGAGGGCTTCGGCGTGCGGGATCGCGAGACCGGGGCGCCGGTGACACCCCAGACGCTGTTCCCGATCGCCTCTGACACGAAGTGCTTCACCGCAGCGATGCTGTGCTCGCTCGCCGACGAGGGGGTCCTCGACCTGGACGCCCCGGTAAGGAGCTACATCCCCTGGTTCGCCATGAACGACCCACACGCCAGCGAGTTGGTGAGCACGCGGGACCTGCTCAGCCACCGAACCGGGCTGCCCCGCCACGACTTCGTCTGGTACGGGGAAACCGACCTCGACCTCGAAGACGTCGTGCGAGCGCTGCCTCACCTGGCCTCGAACAAGCAGCTTCGCCAGGCCTGGCAGTACAACAACCTCGCGTACAGCACCGCCGGCTACCTCACCGAACAGCTCACCGGTCAGGCATGGGTCCAGGCCGTCCGCACGCGCCTGCTCGAGCCGCTCGGGATGAAGTCGACTGTCTTCTCCGCGCGCGCAGCCGCGGACGGCGATTACGCCTTCCCCTATAACAAGGTTGCGGGCGAGTTGACCCGCCAGGTCCTGCCGGCTGACTCGAAGCTCGGCCCACCGGGCGGCATCGTGTCGAACGTCGAGGACCTGTCGCGGTGGGTGCTGGCCCGGCTGGGCAAGGAGGTCGAAGGGGCGCGACCGCTCTCGGATACGGCGCTCACCCAACTGCACTCCCCCGCCATGGTCGGCGGCGTCGGGGGGATCGAGTTCAGCGAACGCCAACCCATGGGCTACGCCCTCGGCTGCCAGGTCGAGAGCTACCGCGGGCATCGAATAGTGAGACATGGAGGCAACCTCGTCGGCTACTCCTCCGACGTGTGCATCGCGCCCGACCTGGGTGCGGCTGTCGTGGTGTTGACGAACATGCACGGGACGGCTCTGCGAGACGCGGTACCCCTGATGGTGCTCGACCACGTCCTGGGCATAGATCCGGTGGCCTGGGGGGAGCGCTACCACACCCTGATGACCGCGATGCTCGAAGGTAAGGCGGCGGCGACCGAGCACCGCGCTGAGGCTGCCCTCGGGCGACCCCCGACCCGTCGGCTGGACGAGTTTGCCGGGCGCTATCACCATCCTGCCTACGGCACGCTCACCCTGACGGCCGCAGGCGATCGGCTGGCCGTCGACTTTCATGGGCTCGCGGACCGTATCTCGGTGAGCCATCGCGACCGCGATGTGTGGGATCTCAACCTTCTCGAGTTCGAGTTGAGCGTCCCCCTGGTCTTCCGCACCGGGTCGGACGCCGAGGTGACCGGCCTTTCCATCCCGATCGAGCCGCTCGTCGACCCGGTCGCGTTCACCAAGTCCGCGCCTCCGGTCTCCCCCGGTTTGCTCGAACGCATCTCCGGGTCCTACACGTTCGGTCCGCTAACTGCGCAGGTTCGGGTCGTCGAGGGCAACATCGAGGTGTCGATCCCCGGTGCCCCGAAGCTGCCGCTGGCTCCCCTCGGCGGCAACGCGTTCCGCTCACCGGCCATGTCGACGGTCCGGGCCGAGTTCGAGCGAGCCGAGGATGGCGCGGTCACCAGGCTGGTCATCGAACCGATCGGGATCTTCACCAAGGACGACCGAACCCAATAA
- a CDS encoding type II toxin-antitoxin system prevent-host-death family antitoxin, giving the protein MEVAISSLRADLASWVDRARSGEEVVVTDRGVPVARLIPIDTAPIIARLTREGLLGRSPQRDKPTATGRRRAPTKGPVADLVTDQRR; this is encoded by the coding sequence ATGGAAGTTGCGATCAGTTCCTTGCGGGCCGATCTCGCCTCGTGGGTGGATCGCGCACGTAGCGGGGAAGAGGTCGTGGTCACCGACCGCGGGGTGCCGGTCGCCCGACTCATTCCGATCGACACCGCCCCGATCATCGCGCGGCTGACCAGAGAAGGGTTGCTCGGTAGGTCACCGCAACGAGACAAGCCGACGGCGACCGGACGCCGCCGGGCGCCCACGAAGGGCCCGGTAGCAGACCTCGTGACTGACCAGCGCCGCTGA
- a CDS encoding adenosylcobinamide-GDP ribazoletransferase, whose product MSEPAAAAPDPDVDLGRRAWDGFLLAVGLFTAYRVPVRRAGPDGMSAALAWAPAVGVVLGWLAAGVVALGRWLAPGAAGGLLTAAVTVAVLAWSTRGFHLDGLADTADGLGRLGAPEESLAVMRRSDIGPFGVTALVLVLLVEVAALARSMALGRGVPVVVLAVVVGRLAMVRAGTPGIPGARVDGLGAQVAGGIPRALAGFLLAVVTGGCAVPAALGHLALTVHLEVALAAGLLAAEVLLRRAIRRFGGVTGDVFGAVCEVGTAAALLAAAAR is encoded by the coding sequence ATGAGCGAGCCCGCCGCCGCAGCGCCGGACCCGGACGTCGACCTCGGGCGGAGGGCTTGGGACGGGTTCCTCCTAGCCGTAGGTCTGTTCACCGCCTACCGGGTGCCGGTTCGCCGTGCCGGCCCGGACGGGATGTCGGCTGCGCTGGCCTGGGCGCCGGCGGTCGGTGTGGTGTTGGGCTGGCTCGCGGCCGGCGTGGTGGCGCTGGGCCGGTGGCTGGCGCCGGGGGCGGCCGGCGGCCTCTTGACGGCCGCCGTGACTGTGGCGGTGCTCGCCTGGTCCACCCGCGGTTTCCATCTGGACGGCCTGGCCGACACGGCCGATGGCCTGGGTCGGTTGGGCGCGCCCGAGGAGTCCCTGGCGGTGATGCGGCGCTCGGACATCGGCCCGTTCGGCGTGACAGCTCTGGTGCTCGTTTTGCTCGTGGAGGTGGCCGCGCTGGCGAGGTCGATGGCCTTGGGGCGGGGGGTGCCGGTCGTCGTGCTGGCGGTCGTCGTGGGGCGGCTGGCCATGGTGCGCGCCGGCACGCCCGGTATACCGGGCGCCCGGGTCGACGGCCTGGGCGCCCAGGTGGCGGGCGGGATCCCACGCGCGCTGGCCGGGTTCCTCCTCGCCGTCGTCACTGGCGGGTGCGCGGTACCCGCGGCGTTGGGGCACCTCGCGTTGACCGTACATCTCGAGGTGGCGCTCGCTGCGGGTCTACTCGCCGCCGAGGTCCTGCTGCGGCGGGCCATCCGCCGGTTCGGGGGGGTCACCGGCGACGTGTTCGGCGCCGTCTGCGAAGTCGGGACCGCCGCGGCGCTGCTGGCGGCGGCCGCCCGGTAA
- the cobU gene encoding bifunctional adenosylcobinamide kinase/adenosylcobinamide-phosphate guanylyltransferase has product MNPTAADQRGGRRVLVLGGARSGKSAYAESLLSGHADVVYCATGRRAGEDPEWAARIADHRSRRPPGWRTVETTDVAVELRNTPRALLVDCLTLWLTAAMDDCGAWDDRPGHAGALAARIEALMEAWRDTTAHAVAVSNEVGWGVVPETRAGRMFRDELGVLNARFAGQADEVWLVVAGIPQRLR; this is encoded by the coding sequence GTGAACCCAACGGCGGCGGACCAGCGAGGCGGCCGTCGGGTTCTGGTTCTCGGGGGGGCGCGTTCGGGGAAGTCGGCCTACGCCGAATCACTGTTGAGCGGGCACGCCGACGTCGTCTACTGCGCGACCGGGCGACGCGCGGGCGAGGATCCGGAGTGGGCGGCACGTATCGCCGATCATCGGAGCAGGCGGCCGCCCGGCTGGCGCACCGTGGAAACGACGGATGTCGCCGTGGAGCTGCGCAACACGCCGCGTGCGCTGCTCGTGGACTGCTTGACGTTGTGGCTCACCGCGGCGATGGACGATTGCGGGGCCTGGGACGACCGGCCCGGGCACGCCGGGGCTCTCGCGGCGCGGATCGAGGCGCTTATGGAGGCGTGGCGAGACACCACGGCGCATGCGGTGGCCGTCAGCAACGAGGTGGGCTGGGGGGTAGTCCCGGAGACCAGGGCCGGTCGGATGTTCCGCGACGAGCTGGGCGTTCTCAACGCCCGCTTCGCCGGGCAAGCCGATGAGGTGTGGTTGGTCGTGGCAGGTATCCCGCAGCGTCTGCGCTGA
- a CDS encoding amidohydrolase family protein, whose protein sequence is MTFDLVLAGGRVIDSETGLDAPRHVGVTGGRITAVSEDPLPDTRLTVDASERIVAPGFIDLHSHAGDVAGGRLQAFDGVTTALDLEAGAHPVGHAYRRAADEGRPINYGYSASWAAARMSVLAGIVADGRLGTVLGHIADPAWQRAATVRELAEIRGHLTADLADGALGIGIIVGYAPSADPAEYLDLARLAAMAGTPTYTHARELAKDDPATLIDGAEEIVRAAAETGAAMHYCHVNSTSRRRVDEVLALVDRVRRAGARLSTEAYPYGSGMTGIGATFLAPERLATWGLEPSSLTYLKTGERVATAERLAALRVSDPGGLVTVDFLDELDPVDRGYLVRALAFPDAVVASDAMPLTWPGGAGDPYRWPLPAEAVTHPRSAGTFARALRLMTREEGALSVAEVIRRSSYLPARLLEDCAPQMRSKGRVQVGCDADLVVFDPDRITDRATYAASSLTSNGVDQVLVNGRFVICDGELVTDALPGRPVRAEPSPHGAEPPAR, encoded by the coding sequence GTGACCTTCGACCTGGTCCTCGCCGGCGGCCGGGTGATCGACTCCGAAACCGGATTGGATGCGCCGCGTCACGTCGGCGTGACCGGGGGCCGGATTACCGCGGTCAGCGAGGATCCGCTTCCGGACACCCGGCTCACGGTGGACGCGAGCGAGCGGATCGTCGCCCCGGGTTTCATCGATCTGCACAGCCACGCCGGGGACGTCGCCGGAGGCCGGCTGCAGGCATTCGACGGTGTCACCACCGCCCTGGACCTCGAAGCCGGAGCCCACCCGGTGGGCCACGCGTACCGCCGGGCCGCGGACGAGGGCCGGCCGATCAACTACGGGTACTCCGCCTCCTGGGCGGCCGCGCGGATGTCGGTCCTCGCCGGGATCGTCGCCGACGGGCGGCTCGGCACGGTCCTCGGCCACATCGCGGACCCGGCCTGGCAGCGTGCGGCCACCGTCCGGGAACTCGCGGAGATCCGCGGGCACCTCACGGCCGACCTCGCCGACGGAGCGTTGGGCATCGGCATCATCGTCGGCTACGCACCCAGCGCCGACCCGGCGGAATACCTCGACCTCGCCCGACTTGCGGCGATGGCCGGAACGCCGACCTACACCCACGCGCGCGAGCTCGCAAAGGACGACCCGGCGACGCTGATCGACGGCGCCGAGGAAATCGTCCGAGCCGCCGCCGAGACCGGTGCGGCGATGCACTACTGCCACGTCAACAGCACCTCGCGGCGCCGGGTCGACGAGGTGCTGGCGCTGGTCGACCGCGTCCGCCGGGCCGGCGCCCGGCTCTCCACGGAGGCATACCCTTACGGCTCCGGCATGACCGGCATCGGCGCCACGTTCCTCGCTCCGGAGCGGCTGGCCACCTGGGGGCTGGAGCCGTCGTCGCTGACCTACCTGAAGACCGGCGAACGCGTCGCCACGGCCGAGCGGCTGGCCGCCCTTCGGGTCAGTGACCCGGGCGGGCTCGTGACCGTCGATTTCCTCGATGAGTTAGATCCGGTCGACCGCGGCTACCTGGTGCGGGCCCTGGCGTTCCCCGACGCGGTCGTGGCCAGCGACGCGATGCCGCTGACCTGGCCGGGCGGGGCGGGCGATCCATACCGCTGGCCGCTGCCGGCAGAGGCGGTGACCCACCCGCGGTCGGCCGGAACGTTCGCCCGGGCCCTGCGGTTGATGACCCGGGAGGAAGGGGCGCTGTCCGTCGCCGAGGTGATCCGCCGCAGCAGCTACCTGCCGGCCCGGCTGCTCGAGGACTGCGCGCCGCAGATGCGGTCGAAGGGGCGCGTGCAGGTCGGCTGTGATGCGGACCTCGTCGTCTTCGATCCGGACCGGATAACCGACCGGGCGACCTATGCCGCGAGTTCGCTCACGTCCAACGGGGTCGACCAGGTCCTCGTCAACGGCCGCTTCGTCATCTGCGACGGGGAGCTCGTCACCGACGCGCTGCCCGGCCGGCCGGTCCGCGCGGAGCCGAGCCCGCACGGAGCTGAACCTCCAGCCCGATGA
- the menC gene encoding o-succinylbenzoate synthase, translating into MKLVALELRRVALPLVTPFRTSFGVQTTKDALLVKALTPDAEGWGECVALADPAYSPEYVDGAQHVIREFLAPRLFTAPDLTGARVATALTAVKGHPMAKAALEMAVLDAELRAAGLPLAAYLGAVRDRVPSGVSVGIMDSVPQLLDAVDAYLAAGYVRIKLKIEPGWDVEPVRAVRERFGDILLQVDANTAYELRDAPQLARLDPFDLLLIEQPLAEDDVRGHAALAKLVRTPICLDETITSARAAADAIAAGACAIVNVKPGRVGGYLEARRVAAVCAAHGVPVWCGGMVETGLGRAANAALAALPEFTLPGDVSGSDRFFSADITAPLVMRDGHLDVPTGPGLGVEPLPERLADATTAVETLRPQ; encoded by the coding sequence ATGAAACTGGTGGCGCTGGAATTGCGGCGGGTCGCTTTGCCGTTGGTCACACCCTTCCGCACGTCGTTCGGAGTGCAGACGACCAAGGACGCGCTGCTCGTGAAGGCCCTCACTCCGGACGCGGAGGGCTGGGGTGAATGCGTGGCCCTGGCCGACCCGGCCTACTCCCCGGAATACGTCGACGGGGCGCAGCACGTGATCCGGGAGTTCCTCGCCCCGCGCCTATTCACCGCGCCGGACCTCACCGGTGCGCGGGTCGCCACCGCCTTGACCGCGGTCAAGGGCCACCCGATGGCCAAGGCGGCGCTGGAGATGGCGGTGCTCGACGCGGAGCTTCGGGCGGCGGGGCTCCCACTGGCCGCGTATCTCGGAGCCGTTCGCGACCGGGTCCCATCGGGGGTGTCAGTGGGCATCATGGACTCGGTTCCGCAATTGCTCGACGCGGTCGACGCCTACCTGGCCGCGGGCTACGTGCGGATCAAACTGAAGATCGAGCCGGGTTGGGACGTCGAACCGGTCCGCGCGGTGCGGGAGCGTTTCGGGGACATCTTGTTGCAGGTCGACGCCAACACCGCCTACGAGTTGCGCGACGCCCCGCAGCTGGCCCGGCTGGATCCGTTCGACCTGTTGCTCATCGAGCAGCCACTCGCCGAGGACGACGTCCGCGGCCACGCCGCGCTCGCGAAGCTGGTGCGGACCCCGATCTGCCTCGACGAGACCATCACCTCGGCCCGGGCCGCCGCAGATGCCATCGCGGCCGGCGCGTGCGCGATCGTCAACGTCAAGCCCGGACGGGTCGGTGGCTACCTCGAGGCGCGCCGGGTCGCCGCGGTCTGCGCTGCGCACGGCGTGCCGGTGTGGTGCGGCGGCATGGTGGAGACCGGTCTCGGGCGGGCGGCGAACGCGGCGCTGGCCGCACTGCCGGAGTTCACCCTGCCTGGTGACGTGTCCGGATCGGATCGGTTCTTCAGCGCCGACATCACGGCTCCGTTGGTGATGCGCGACGGGCACCTGGACGTGCCGACCGGCCCCGGCCTCGGCGTCGAGCCGCTGCCGGAACGGCTGGCCGACGCGACGACCGCGGTCGAAACCCTTAGACCACAGTGA